A genomic window from Candidatus Kouleothrix ribensis includes:
- a CDS encoding alanine dehydrogenase — MDIAIPRADRNDELRVALTPAGVQALIRAEHRVYVQSGAGEGAGFSDTAYSAVGAQLVYSAAETIARSDLLVTVDGVPEPAIGWLRPGQLLCGFLGLSVIQRRVLVALSDARVSTLSYELIRNDGVLPVLMPMSEIAGRLLPQLAARLLETPFGGRGTLLAPTPGVASAEVVIIGAGTVGVNAAYGLSAWGVHTTVLDHDIERLRNCERICRGHVTTRLATESAIEHVLPFADVLIGAVHVPGDRSPVLVRQEHVKQMKPRSVIIDVSITQGGCVATSRPTTHRDPTFLAEGVLHYAVPNIPSAVARTAAHSLNNALLPFILEIAGAGLERAIAQSTALARGIGLLHGVPVAPQVAATLHAQPATATQMDPL; from the coding sequence ATGGATATTGCGATCCCACGAGCTGATCGGAATGATGAGCTGCGTGTGGCGCTGACGCCGGCCGGCGTGCAGGCGCTGATTCGCGCGGAACACAGGGTCTACGTTCAGAGCGGGGCCGGCGAAGGGGCCGGCTTCTCCGACACGGCCTACAGCGCGGTTGGTGCGCAGCTGGTGTACAGCGCGGCCGAGACGATCGCGCGCAGCGATTTGCTGGTGACTGTCGACGGCGTGCCCGAGCCGGCGATCGGCTGGCTGCGCCCCGGCCAGCTGCTCTGCGGCTTCCTGGGCCTGTCGGTGATCCAGCGGCGTGTGCTGGTGGCGCTGTCCGACGCCAGGGTCAGCACGCTCAGCTACGAGCTGATCCGCAACGACGGCGTGCTGCCGGTGCTGATGCCCATGAGCGAGATCGCCGGCCGGCTGCTGCCGCAGCTGGCGGCGCGGCTGCTCGAGACACCCTTTGGTGGGCGCGGCACGCTGCTGGCGCCAACGCCCGGCGTGGCCTCGGCCGAGGTCGTGATCATTGGCGCCGGCACGGTTGGTGTCAATGCAGCTTATGGCCTGAGCGCATGGGGCGTTCACACGACTGTGCTGGATCATGATATCGAGCGGCTGCGCAACTGCGAGCGGATCTGCCGTGGCCATGTGACGACGCGGCTGGCCACCGAGAGCGCGATCGAGCATGTGCTGCCCTTCGCCGATGTGCTGATTGGCGCGGTTCACGTGCCCGGTGATCGCTCGCCGGTGCTGGTGCGCCAGGAGCATGTCAAGCAAATGAAGCCGCGCAGTGTGATCATCGATGTGTCGATCACTCAGGGTGGCTGTGTCGCCACCAGCCGGCCCACCACCCATCGCGACCCGACGTTTCTGGCCGAGGGGGTGCTACACTATGCTGTGCCGAATATCCCAAGCGCGGTGGCCCGCACTGCTGCGCACTCCCTGAATAATGCGCTGCTACCTTTTATTCTCGAGATTGCTGGCGCCGGCCTCGAACGCGCAATCGCGCAAAGTACTGCGCTGGCTCGTGGCATCGGGCTGCTCCACGGTGTACCTGTGGCGCCCCAGGTGGCGGCCACGCTGCACGCACAGCCGGCCACTGCAACTCAGATGGATCCACTATGA
- the efp gene encoding elongation factor P: MATTSDLRTNIIIRYNGTLHRVVEFHHHAPGNWRAMVILKLKNVQTGKVIEDRVRAGSDIEIVRVDKRTMQFLYRDGDSYNFMDNETFEQIEITGDTIGAPANFLKDGEMTDILFYDDNKILGVEVPFFVTLQVTEAATAVRGDTATNITKPVTLETGAVIQVPAFVNEGDAVRVDTRTGEYIERVK, encoded by the coding sequence ATGGCCACAACATCGGATCTGCGCACCAATATTATCATTCGCTATAACGGCACGCTGCACCGCGTGGTCGAGTTTCACCACCACGCCCCCGGAAACTGGCGCGCGATGGTGATCTTGAAGCTGAAGAATGTGCAGACCGGCAAGGTGATCGAAGATCGCGTGCGCGCCGGGTCGGATATCGAGATTGTGCGCGTCGACAAGCGTACGATGCAGTTTCTGTATCGCGATGGCGATAGCTACAATTTTATGGATAACGAGACGTTCGAGCAGATCGAGATCACCGGCGATACGATCGGCGCGCCAGCTAATTTCCTAAAAGACGGCGAGATGACCGATATTTTGTTCTACGACGACAATAAGATTCTGGGCGTCGAGGTGCCGTTCTTCGTCACACTACAGGTCACCGAGGCGGCTACGGCCGTGCGCGGCGATACCGCCACCAATATCACTAAGCCGGTGACGCTCGAGACTGGCGCGGTGATCCAGGTGCCTGCTTTCGTCAACGAGGGTGATGCGGTGCGCGTCGATACCCGCACCGGCGAGTATATCGAGCGCGTCAAGTAG
- a CDS encoding RNA methyltransferase yields the protein MPKKARPLFLAHTQPGFEAIAADEIERALDDARICGTRSVADKNGMVLFEYPGDVRDLFGLRTIEDLFVVIATLADPPPTRAALQLLTDTALRASTLEPALTLARQIVPGRGGKGKLRFRVVARQVGNTAYRRVDAQRALERGIGQRSDHRWHQVEDEGIEFWLTLLPNEAIVALRLSDERMRHREYKLEHMPASLRPSAAAALAWLSAPADDDLFLDPMCGAGTILIERAHMGRYQQLLGGDVREQALAVARANVGSRYKPIELRQWDARALPIDAGAVCAAAVNLPFGQQIGSASDNRQLYPAFLREAARVLRPGARLVVLTGDRQALDQALRRTGTLARRAIFPVLLLGRAAGVYVLERT from the coding sequence ATGCCCAAGAAAGCCCGCCCGCTGTTTCTGGCCCACACTCAGCCTGGCTTCGAGGCCATCGCTGCCGACGAGATCGAGCGGGCGCTTGATGACGCGCGCATCTGCGGCACGCGCAGCGTCGCCGACAAGAATGGCATGGTGCTGTTCGAGTACCCTGGCGATGTGCGCGACCTGTTCGGGCTGCGCACGATCGAAGACCTGTTCGTGGTGATTGCGACACTGGCCGACCCGCCGCCGACGCGCGCCGCGCTGCAGCTGTTGACCGACACAGCCCTGCGCGCCAGCACGCTTGAGCCGGCGCTGACCCTGGCGCGCCAGATTGTACCGGGGCGCGGCGGCAAGGGCAAGCTGCGCTTCAGAGTAGTGGCCCGCCAGGTTGGCAACACGGCCTACCGGCGTGTCGACGCCCAGCGCGCGCTTGAGCGCGGGATTGGGCAGCGCAGCGATCACCGCTGGCACCAGGTTGAGGATGAGGGGATCGAGTTCTGGCTGACGCTGCTGCCCAACGAGGCGATCGTAGCGCTGCGGCTGAGCGACGAGCGCATGCGCCACCGCGAGTACAAGCTCGAGCATATGCCTGCCTCGCTGCGGCCATCGGCGGCGGCGGCCCTGGCCTGGCTCAGCGCGCCGGCCGATGATGATCTGTTCCTCGACCCGATGTGCGGCGCGGGCACGATCCTGATCGAGCGGGCGCATATGGGCCGCTACCAGCAGCTGTTGGGTGGCGACGTGCGCGAACAGGCGCTGGCGGTGGCGCGCGCGAATGTTGGCTCGCGCTACAAGCCGATCGAGCTGCGCCAGTGGGATGCGCGCGCGCTACCGATCGACGCCGGGGCGGTGTGCGCGGCGGCGGTGAACCTGCCGTTTGGCCAGCAGATTGGCAGCGCCAGCGACAATCGCCAGCTGTACCCGGCGTTTCTACGCGAGGCTGCGCGCGTGTTGCGGCCGGGCGCGCGGCTGGTGGTGCTTACAGGCGACCGGCAGGCGCTCGATCAGGCGCTGCGGCGTACGGGCACACTGGCCCGCCGCGCAATCTTCCCGGTGCTGCTGCTCGGCCGAGCCGCCGGCGTTTATGTGTTGGAACGCACCTAA
- a CDS encoding protein tyrosine phosphatase, protein MTIILLVGAADTGRAPIAAALLRRLLAAQPISAVVESAGVLGHDGDPAEIEARDTMLHMGIDITMHRARSLTADLAAQAAQLIAIDQGTALVMRARFPADAARIVTLGTLAGRQRDVPDPFRMQIGAWMTYARELDELLTAALPRIIAQISAVAPALTPAAPPAGPGVAAERVDAAGRVAQLLQVAAHMPEVVDWAAARERLERDLALIAAAPAGPADLAVAYVGLLRAAMLLLPPAPNPRQLAVLQRAAGCLSEPIDQPTLNELSAQLPGLPGLA, encoded by the coding sequence GCTCAGCCGATTAGCGCGGTGGTCGAGTCGGCCGGCGTGCTCGGGCACGATGGCGACCCGGCCGAGATCGAGGCGCGCGACACCATGCTCCATATGGGCATCGACATAACCATGCACCGCGCACGCTCGCTGACCGCCGATCTGGCCGCACAGGCCGCGCAGCTGATCGCGATCGACCAGGGCACGGCGCTAGTGATGCGCGCGCGCTTCCCAGCCGACGCCGCGCGGATCGTGACGCTGGGCACACTGGCCGGCCGCCAGCGCGACGTGCCCGACCCGTTTCGCATGCAGATCGGCGCCTGGATGACCTACGCGCGCGAGCTCGACGAGCTGCTGACAGCCGCGCTGCCGCGGATCATTGCCCAGATCAGCGCGGTGGCCCCGGCCCTAACGCCGGCGGCCCCACCGGCCGGGCCAGGTGTTGCTGCGGAGCGTGTTGATGCGGCTGGGCGCGTGGCGCAGCTGCTGCAGGTAGCCGCCCACATGCCCGAGGTGGTCGATTGGGCCGCTGCGCGCGAGCGGCTCGAGCGCGACCTGGCGCTCATCGCTGCGGCCCCGGCCGGCCCCGCCGACCTGGCGGTTGCGTATGTCGGGCTACTACGCGCGGCCATGCTGCTGTTGCCGCCGGCCCCCAACCCGCGCCAGCTGGCCGTGCTGCAGCGCGCGGCCGGGTGCCTGAGCGAGCCGATCGACCAGCCCACACTGAACGAGCTCTCGGCACAGCTGCCGGGCCTGCCGGGGTTGGCCTAG